Below is a window of Pseudodesulfovibrio sp. 5S69 DNA.
CTTCTTCTGTTCCTGGAGCTTGAGGATGCGCTCTTCCACAGTGTTCTGGCAGATCATCTTGTAGGCGAAGACCTGGCGCTTCTGCCCGATGCGGTGGGTGCGGTCGGTGGCCTGGTTCTCCACGGCCGGGTTCCACCACGGGTCGTAGTGGATGACGTAGTCCGCGCTGGTCAGGTTCAGGCCGGTGCCGCCCGCCTTGAGCGAGATGAGGAAGATGGGGATGTCCGGATTGTCGTTGAACCGGTCCACCTGCTCGAAGCGGTCCTTGGAGGAGCCGTCCAGGTAGGCGAACGGAATCTCGCGGATCTGCAGCCAGTTGCGGATGACGTGGAGCATCTGCACGAACTGCGAGAAGACGAGCACCTTGTGCCCGCCGTCGATGATGTCCACGACCAGGTCCTTGAAGGCGTCGAACTTGCCGGACGGCAGGTTGGTGGACACGCCGGGCATGTCGAGCTTGAGCAGGCGCGGGTGGCAGCAGATCTGCCTGAGCTTGAGCAGGGCGTCCAGGATGGACATTTGGCTCTTGGCCATGCCCTTCTCGTCCACGTCGCGGAGGACCTGGTCCTTGAGCTTCTTGGCCAGGGCGTTGTAAAGCTCGCGCTGCTCGTCCACCAGTTCACAATAGTGGGTGGTCTCGATCTTGGGCGGCAGGTCCTTGGCCACCTCGGCCTTGGTGCGCCGCAGGATGAACGGCTTGACCCGGGTACGCAGGTAATCGAGCGTCTCTTCGTCGCCGTCCTTGATGGGCTTGACGATGCCGCGCTGGAAGCTGTGCTGGGAGCCCAGGAAGCCGGGCATGAGAAATTCGAACAGGGACCAGAGCTCGAACAGGTTGTTTTCGATGGGCGTACCCGACAGGCAGACACGCAAGCCGGCTTCAAGCTTGCGTACCGAGCGGGCCGTGATGGTGTTCGGGTTCTTGATGTTCTGGGCCTCGTCCAGGATGACGCTGGCGTACTCGTACTTGAGCAGTTCGTCCAGGTCGCGCCGGAGCAGGGCGTAGGTCGTGATGACCAGGTGCGAGCCCTTGATATGCTGGAACAGCCCCTCGCGTTTTGCCCCGTAGATGGTCAGCCGCTTCAGGTTGGGCACGAACTTCTGGGCCTCGCGCTCCCAGTTGGGCAGGACCGAAGTGGGCACGATGATCAGGTTCGGCCCGTCCACGCCGCTGTCCACCAGGGACTGGATGTAGGACAGGGTCTGGATGGTCTTGCCCAGGCCCATCTCGTCGGCCAGGATGCCGCCGAAGCCGTACTCGCGCAGGAAGTTCAGGTAGCTCAACCCCTGGACCTGGTAGGGGCGCAGGGTGGCCTGCAACTCCTTGGGCTGGGCGACGATCTTGATCTGGTCGAAGTTGTTGATCTTCTCGCGCAGCTTGACGAAAAATTCATCGGTCTGGGCCTGCGGCAGGTCTTCCAGGATCTTTTCGAGCACCGGGGCCTCGAACTGGTTGAACTGCTGCTTGGGGGCCTTTTCCGGGTCGAAGCCCAGGGCCTTGAGCTTGTGCCCGAGCTTGTTCAGCCAGGACTCGGGCAGGCTGGTGTAGGAGCCATCCTTGAGCTGGACGTAGCGCTTGCCCTTGGTCCACGCCTCCCAGATGACCTCGATGGGTACCCGCTGGTCGTCGTACTGGACCGACAATTCGAGGTTGAACCACTTGTCCTCCTCGTCGCTCTCCACCTCGGCAACCACCTGGGGCTGCGTGGTGCGCACCTTGTAGCGGGTCAGGTTCTGCTCGCCGTAGACCCGGTAGGCCTCGACCAACTGCGGATAGAAGTCGAGCAGGAAGTTGATGGCCTCCTCCTGCTCCATGAACCAGATGTGGTTGTTCCTGGGCTGGAAATTCATGTCCTGGAGCTCGGTCAGGAGCCGGGCCTCCTCGTCCTGAGCGCGCCGGATGAGGTAGGACTTGCCGCCGTCGTGGTAGGAGCCTGTCTGCAGGTCCGGGTTGGGGCCGGGCATGATGAACTCGCCGTGCTCGTTGGTGTAGATGTTCTGGATCTTGAGCACGAGCAGGGAGCCTTCCTCGTCCAGGTAGAGCTTGGGATCGTAGTCCGCGTCCTGGAAGATGGGGCCCACGCGCTCCAGGAAGTCCTCCTGGCCGTAGAGGTCGCTGACCGGAATCTGGGTCCAGACGCGGTCCAGGAACTCGGACACGTCGGCGTGGGGCACGATGGGCTTCTGCTCGACCATGCCCTGGACCAGCTTGGGGTCCAGCCCGGTCTGCACCGGATAGAAGGAGTTCTTGTAGTAGACCCACAGCGGCAGCCGCCCGTAGAAATATATCTCCTCCTCATCGGTGATGGGGAAGGGCATCTTGTCCTCGCGGGCCAGCAGGATGTCGAAGGACAGGCCGTCCTCGCTGAGTGCGGGCGAGAGCTTCAACTGCATGGTCTTGGACTCGATGGTCACGGGCTGGTCGGTCTCGCGCAGGTAGAGGTAGTACTCGTTCTTGACTGCGCGGAAGAACCAGGAGTGCAGGCCCGCCGGAATCTCCACCTTGTGGCCCCAGTAGTCGAGGTAGTGCCCGATCTGCTCGGCCACGCCGGGCAGGGCAGGGGAGGTATCGCACCAGTCCTGGTTTTCCACGATCTGGGCCAGGGTGACCTCGTTCTGGACCTGGGAGATGCCCGACTTGTTCTGGCGGGCGCGGAAAAAGGCGACCTGCAACCGGCCGAGCTCGGGATAGATGCGGTAGATGAGATAGTGCCGTCCGGACTCGGGTTCGAGCTCGGTGGCGAAGAACGGGCGGAAGGTCTGGCGCCAGTCCGTGCGCGGAGTGGGCATCTCGCCGCCGGATTCGGTGTCCAGGGACTTGAGCAGCTTGACCGCCGTGGCGGCCACGTGACGGCAGACTCCGGAGAAGGAGTCCGGACAGTTGCAGTAATAATTGATGGTCTTGTCGGACAGGTTCAGCCCGATTTCCGAGGTGTAGTTCTGGAAGTCGTCGCCCTGCACCTGGCCGTCGATGTCCCAATACTGTTCCCGCTTCTTGAGGTCCAGTTTTGCGACGCCGTTTTCCGCCACGATGCCACGGGCGCTCTCCAGGATGTAATCCGGGACGCTGTCGCCGATGAAATCCTGCAATATGGATTTGACTATCTGTTCTTCACCGCTGCTCATAGAAAGTCTCGCGAAATCATCATATCAACAAATTCGAACAGAACTTCTTACATAGAACCCCAGCAATGGGCAAGCTGGATTTGTTTCCCCCACGTCCATGTGGCCCCTTGGCTTTTCGCACCCGTTGGGCCATACTGGAAATGTCAACCATGCTCGCATAATTATATGGTTCAACCAAATTGTTTTTGCAAGGGAAAATGAGACTCAAGAACCTGCTAGTGCCCCTGTTCTGCCTGATGCTCCTGTCCGCCTGTTCCGACGGCGGCGGCCCCGCCACGCCCGTGGCTCCGGTAAACCCGGCGGATATCCCGGCCGAGCCCGAGCAGGGCGGCACTCTGGTCCAGCCCATGCTCGGCGAGCCGAGCAATCTGATCACCATCCTGTCTTCGGATCAACCCTCCCACATGATCGGCAGCGAGATCTACGTCAGTCTGCTCAAGTACGACAAGGACATCAACCTGGTGCCCTACGCGGCCGAGTCCTACGAGGTTCTGAACGGCGGCAAGCTGCTCAAGTTCAAGCTGCGCCGGGACATCTACTGGACCGACGGCGTCCAGCTCACGGCCGACGATGTGGAGTTCACCTACCGGTTGACCATCGACCCCAAGACGCCCACGGCCTATGCGGGCAACTTCAAGCTGGTCAAGGAGTTCCGCAAGACCGGCAAGTTCTCCTTCGAGGTGACCTACGACCAGCCGTTTGCCAAGGCGCTGGTATCCTGGGCTACGGACATCCTGCCCAAGCACCTCCTGGAAGGGGAGAACATCGTCGACACCAAGTACAGCCGCGCACCCGTGGGGGCCGGGCCGTACATGCTCAAGGAATGGACCGCCGGCAGCCGGATCGTGCTCGAGGCCAATCCGAACTATTTCGAAGGCAAGCCGTACATCGACCACTTGGTCTACCGCATGATCCCGGACATGGGCACCCAGTTCCTGGAACTCAAGGCCGGGAATCTGGACATGATGGGGCTCGACCCTCTGCAGTACCTCTACCAGACCTCGGGGCCGGGCTGGGACGGCAGTTTCCGCAAGTTCAAGTTCCTCTCCTTCGGGTATTCCTTCCTCGGCTTCAATTTCCGGCATCCTTTTTTCCAGGACGTGCGCGTGCGCCGGGCCATCGACTACGCCATCGACCGGCGGGAGCTGGTCAAGGGCGTGCTCTACGGGCTGGGCGAGGCGGCCAACGGGCCGTACAAGCCGGGCACCTGGCAGTATGATGCGAACATCAAGCCGCGCCCCTATGACCCGGACAAGGCCCGAGAACTCCTGGCCGAGGCGGGCTGGACCGACTCGGACGGCGACGGTTGGTTGGACAAGGACGGCAAGCGGTTCGTCTTCTCCATCATCACCAACCAGGGCAACACCCAGCGCAGCAAGACCGGCGTCATATTGCAGCAGCGGCTCAAGGACGTCGGTATCCAGGTCTCCCTGCGCACGGTGGAGTGGGCCGCGTTCATCAAGGAGTTCATTGACAAGGGCCGTTTCGACGCTATTATCCTGGGATGGAATATCCTGCAGGATCCTGACATCTACAACGTCTGGCATTCGTCCAAGGCCGTGGACGGCGGGCTCAACTTCATCCGCTACACCAACCCGGAACTGGACGACCTGCTCGAGCGGGGGCGGCACCTGGTCCGGGAGGAGGAGCGCAAGCCTATCTACGATCGGGTGCAGGAGATCCTGCACGACGAAGTGCCCTATTGTTTTCTCTACATCCCCATGTCCCTGCCCATCGTTCAGGCCCGGATACAGAATATCAAGGCGGCTCCGGCGGGGATCGGCTACAACTCAGAGAAGTGGTGGATACCGCGCAGGCTGCAGCATCAGCCGTAAGACGGACGGACATACATGATTCGCATCAATGAAATCACCGACAAGGTGGCCTCATACATCAAGGAACCCGACCTGGACCTGATCCAACGGGCCTACGTCTTTTCCGCCCAGGCGCACGACGGCGTGGTCCGGCGTTCGGGCGAGCCGTACATCTCCCACCCCATGAACGTGGCCTATCTCCTGGCCGACATGCAGCTCGACGAGGCCACGGTGGCCGCCGGGCTGCTGCACGACACCGTGGAGGACACGGACACCACCGTGGACGAGATCGAGGAGCTGTTCGGCTCGGACGTGGCCGACATCGTGGACGGGGTGACCAAGATCAGCAAGATGGACTTCGAGTCCAAGGCCGTGCAGCAGGCCGAGAACATCCGCAAACTCATCCTGGCCATGGCCGAGGACATCCGCGTGCTCATGGTCAAGCTGGCCGACCGGCTGCACAACATGCGCACCCTCAAGTACATGAAGCCGGTCAAGCAGCGGCTCATCGCCCAGGAGACCCAGGACATCTACGCGCCCCTGGCCAACCGGCTGGGCCTGCACCGGATCAAGACCGAGCTGGAAGACCTCTGCCTGCAATACCTCCGTCCCGACGTCTATGCGCAGCTCTCCGAGGCGGTGCACGAGCACCGGGCCGCGGGCGAGTCGTACATCGAGAAGGTCATCGAACTGATCTCGGACATGCTCAAGGTGAACAAGATCAAGGGCCGTGTCTTCGGCCGGACCAAGCACCTGCATTCCATCCAGGTCAAGATGGAGCAGCAGGGGCTGACCTTCGACGAGATATACGACCTTATCGCCTTCCGGGTCATCGTCAACTCGCTCAAGGACTGTTACGCCGTGCTCGGCCTGATCCATGCGGCCTGGCGGCCCGTGCCCGGCCGGTTCAAGGATTATATTTCCATCCCCAAGGCGAACATGTACCAGTCCCTGCACACTACGGTCATGGGGCCCGAAGGGGAGCGCATCGAGATACAGATCCGCACCGAGGAGATGCATCGCATCGCCGAAAACGGCGTGGCCGCCCACTGGCAGTACAAGGAAGTGGGCAAGGGGGCCAAGCGGGGCAAGACCGCGGGCAGGCGCGACGCCGAGCGGTACACCTGGCTCAAGCAGATCATGGACTGGCAGCGCGAACTGTCCGACCCGCGCGAGTTCATGTCCTCCCTGCGGCTCGAGATGTTCCAGGACGAGGTCTACGTGTTCACGCCCAACGGCGACATCAAGGAGCTGCCGGACGGGGCCACGCCCGTGGACTTCGCCTACGCCATCCACTCGGAGGTGGGCGACATCTGTGCCGGAGCCAAGGTCAACGGGCGCATCGTGCCCCTGCAATACCGGCTTCAGAACGGCGACTCGGTGGAGATCATCACCGACAAGAACCGCGTGCCCAGCCGCGACTGGCTCAAGTTCGTCAAGACCGCCAAGGCCCGGACCCGGATCAAGCACTACATCCGCACCGTGGAGAAGGAGCGGGCCATCAACCTGGCCAAGGAGATGCTCGAGAAGGAAGGCCGCCGGGTCGGCATCAACGTGCAGAAGGCCATCAAGGACGGCGAACTGACCAAGCTGGCCGCGGAATTCAACTGCGGCAGCCTGGACGAGCTCCTGACCCAGATCGGCTTTTCGCGCTACACCCCGCGCAAGGTCATCAAACGGCTGTACGCGGTCCTGCACGGTGAGACCCTGGACGAGCGCAAGATCAGGGAAAAGGGCGAGGCCGAGCCCGACGAGGAACCGATCGTCGCCTCGGGCGTGGAGATCGGCAAGAAACCCAAGGCCGACGGATTGCAGATATCCGGCGTGGACAACGTCTTGGTGCGCTTCGCCAGTTGCTGCAACCCGCTGCCCGGCGAGCCGATCATCGGCTACATCACCCGCGGTCGAGGCGTGACCGTGCACCGCATCGACTGTCCCAACGTCGGTAACTTCGAGGACGAGCGGCTCATCCAGGTCAGTTGGGAGGGCGTGGAGGAGAAACCGTACCCGGCCAAGGTCAAGATCAAGTGCCTGAACAAGCCGGGGATGCTCGGGCGCATCTGCACCATGCTCGCGGACCTGGACGTGAACATCGATTCCGGCAACTTCGAGTCCAAGGTGGACGGCACCTCGCTGCTCAACTTCACCGTGGAGGTCAAGGATCTGGACCAGCTCTATTCGGCCCTGGCCGAGGTCAAGAAGCTCAAGGCGGTCAAGGAGGCGATCCGCGTCTCCTGATCGCGCGCATTCCAGCGAACGACAAAAGGCCCGCTTTGGAGCGGGCCTTTTCTTTTGGGCTGAGGCCGCCGGGGGCTAGTTGGCGGTCCGGATCCTGATCGAGTATTCCAGGACCGATCCACGGTTCAGGGAGCGTTCGCGGACCACAACGGGGCGGCGGTGGACCGGCTCGCAACGCCTGGCGACATAGCGCGAACGGTAGACATGGCGCTGGCCGTAGCGGTGGCCGGGGCGGTGGGCCCATTGGGGAGCCGGATGGCGGGGCATGGCTCGGTGCCCCCATGCCGGGCCCTTGGCCACGGACCGGTGCACGACCACGTGCTTGGCATAGCCGGGGGCGGCCGCGCGGTGGTTGCCGGGACCGGCCCAGGCCGAAGCGGAAAGGGTGAGCAGGCAAAGGGTCACGGTGATGATGAGAAGGCGTCGCATACTGTCTCCTGGGTTGTGGTTGCTTCGTTTACCATATGGCAAGGGACGTGCCATTAATAACATCATGAATTATCAGTATTTTAATGTGGACTCTCCTGCGGGGGAGCGCAGGGTTTGCGCACGCGCGCACCGGATCTGGACGGTGCGTGCGCCCTGGTGCGCGGGCGGG
It encodes the following:
- a CDS encoding SNF2-related protein: MSSGEEQIVKSILQDFIGDSVPDYILESARGIVAENGVAKLDLKKREQYWDIDGQVQGDDFQNYTSEIGLNLSDKTINYYCNCPDSFSGVCRHVAATAVKLLKSLDTESGGEMPTPRTDWRQTFRPFFATELEPESGRHYLIYRIYPELGRLQVAFFRARQNKSGISQVQNEVTLAQIVENQDWCDTSPALPGVAEQIGHYLDYWGHKVEIPAGLHSWFFRAVKNEYYLYLRETDQPVTIESKTMQLKLSPALSEDGLSFDILLAREDKMPFPITDEEEIYFYGRLPLWVYYKNSFYPVQTGLDPKLVQGMVEQKPIVPHADVSEFLDRVWTQIPVSDLYGQEDFLERVGPIFQDADYDPKLYLDEEGSLLVLKIQNIYTNEHGEFIMPGPNPDLQTGSYHDGGKSYLIRRAQDEEARLLTELQDMNFQPRNNHIWFMEQEEAINFLLDFYPQLVEAYRVYGEQNLTRYKVRTTQPQVVAEVESDEEDKWFNLELSVQYDDQRVPIEVIWEAWTKGKRYVQLKDGSYTSLPESWLNKLGHKLKALGFDPEKAPKQQFNQFEAPVLEKILEDLPQAQTDEFFVKLREKINNFDQIKIVAQPKELQATLRPYQVQGLSYLNFLREYGFGGILADEMGLGKTIQTLSYIQSLVDSGVDGPNLIIVPTSVLPNWEREAQKFVPNLKRLTIYGAKREGLFQHIKGSHLVITTYALLRRDLDELLKYEYASVILDEAQNIKNPNTITARSVRKLEAGLRVCLSGTPIENNLFELWSLFEFLMPGFLGSQHSFQRGIVKPIKDGDEETLDYLRTRVKPFILRRTKAEVAKDLPPKIETTHYCELVDEQRELYNALAKKLKDQVLRDVDEKGMAKSQMSILDALLKLRQICCHPRLLKLDMPGVSTNLPSGKFDAFKDLVVDIIDGGHKVLVFSQFVQMLHVIRNWLQIREIPFAYLDGSSKDRFEQVDRFNDNPDIPIFLISLKAGGTGLNLTSADYVIHYDPWWNPAVENQATDRTHRIGQKRQVFAYKMICQNTVEERILKLQEQKKDVAEAIIPGQSALKSLTRDDLEMLFEI
- a CDS encoding peptide-binding protein, with amino-acid sequence MRLKNLLVPLFCLMLLSACSDGGGPATPVAPVNPADIPAEPEQGGTLVQPMLGEPSNLITILSSDQPSHMIGSEIYVSLLKYDKDINLVPYAAESYEVLNGGKLLKFKLRRDIYWTDGVQLTADDVEFTYRLTIDPKTPTAYAGNFKLVKEFRKTGKFSFEVTYDQPFAKALVSWATDILPKHLLEGENIVDTKYSRAPVGAGPYMLKEWTAGSRIVLEANPNYFEGKPYIDHLVYRMIPDMGTQFLELKAGNLDMMGLDPLQYLYQTSGPGWDGSFRKFKFLSFGYSFLGFNFRHPFFQDVRVRRAIDYAIDRRELVKGVLYGLGEAANGPYKPGTWQYDANIKPRPYDPDKARELLAEAGWTDSDGDGWLDKDGKRFVFSIITNQGNTQRSKTGVILQQRLKDVGIQVSLRTVEWAAFIKEFIDKGRFDAIILGWNILQDPDIYNVWHSSKAVDGGLNFIRYTNPELDDLLERGRHLVREEERKPIYDRVQEILHDEVPYCFLYIPMSLPIVQARIQNIKAAPAGIGYNSEKWWIPRRLQHQP
- a CDS encoding RelA/SpoT family protein, with translation MIRINEITDKVASYIKEPDLDLIQRAYVFSAQAHDGVVRRSGEPYISHPMNVAYLLADMQLDEATVAAGLLHDTVEDTDTTVDEIEELFGSDVADIVDGVTKISKMDFESKAVQQAENIRKLILAMAEDIRVLMVKLADRLHNMRTLKYMKPVKQRLIAQETQDIYAPLANRLGLHRIKTELEDLCLQYLRPDVYAQLSEAVHEHRAAGESYIEKVIELISDMLKVNKIKGRVFGRTKHLHSIQVKMEQQGLTFDEIYDLIAFRVIVNSLKDCYAVLGLIHAAWRPVPGRFKDYISIPKANMYQSLHTTVMGPEGERIEIQIRTEEMHRIAENGVAAHWQYKEVGKGAKRGKTAGRRDAERYTWLKQIMDWQRELSDPREFMSSLRLEMFQDEVYVFTPNGDIKELPDGATPVDFAYAIHSEVGDICAGAKVNGRIVPLQYRLQNGDSVEIITDKNRVPSRDWLKFVKTAKARTRIKHYIRTVEKERAINLAKEMLEKEGRRVGINVQKAIKDGELTKLAAEFNCGSLDELLTQIGFSRYTPRKVIKRLYAVLHGETLDERKIREKGEAEPDEEPIVASGVEIGKKPKADGLQISGVDNVLVRFASCCNPLPGEPIIGYITRGRGVTVHRIDCPNVGNFEDERLIQVSWEGVEEKPYPAKVKIKCLNKPGMLGRICTMLADLDVNIDSGNFESKVDGTSLLNFTVEVKDLDQLYSALAEVKKLKAVKEAIRVS